A stretch of Methanosphaerula palustris E1-9c DNA encodes these proteins:
- a CDS encoding MEMAR_RS02690 family S-layer glycoprotein gives MIKKLSIALVSLVLLALVLVAPVAAVDPTTTATTTVNNTTTTAVPTVTISADVLAAIANATNNTTTTTTTVVSNVSNVTTVATVATNVTNATGNIKVVPAGGSVYIGEAGLNLNTLAGIQNGQTLGWYQSGSNIQTNSPDATLVISDASNVYIAPGTQTGVWYNLETKTAAFTVKDPSVAMKIFDAKTGKDVTNKQVVEGTLLNFRIDSNLDAFTQRGVTGAPVTIKVKDPSGNVYVALYDDLKQSNGLVNIPVSSSSFFVKGTGTSGAMWDTNYKDYKDGDYKIWVESNANGMKDNYKDPSSGADNTGKTISSVYTLTIGQDTLAITSNADANAGVIRNNDFAISISGRPNQAYNMWVSGTSSLKGTDGEMPPAIKSGQNGVAVGSATTGSYVYNSAGQTVASDVAPGTNPDTGVSAYFANVTTDDNGKRTVGLSTNSSTKDQTYTIKVQWTDANGEFKSDSVKVKVSKGEVTITSSGNQSYFLGESVTLSGKNTDSSNVYLFITGPNTPTNGASLTDISAVVNGNAGSFTQETVNTDDTWSYKWETSNLNIDAGSYTVYAVGVPADKDNLKDAKYATASVIIKKPFVTANASAATVAKGDKLIIDGLAEGKPSSVAYWIVGKNLFAYNTETVNDDGTYEITIDRGTTQNLASGQYFAVIQHPMGNGVFDVAPFKNGSVTRVYDTSGNFFVAEGAGRLQGSDAANALVDLLNGANIDDKYTKLSFVIDEPNININAIPDKNVGDKFDISGTTNLAVGDTVLVDVLSSSFKPTDKTQAGDFSGVSGSTTIVAGDNGNTWNFTVDASAFKADQYTVKVESIEASTSQTSTFNLLETGAVSNNTSAVATTAAISTVKSNATGSSTSAATSAASTTRVNNTTSTAPTQSPGFGALVALIGLGAVAFLVARRN, from the coding sequence ATGATAAAAAAATTGAGCATAGCACTGGTTTCACTGGTGTTGTTAGCGTTGGTTCTTGTTGCCCCAGTGGCGGCAGTAGATCCGACCACCACTGCCACGACGACAGTGAACAACACCACCACCACCGCAGTGCCAACTGTAACAATTTCGGCAGATGTACTGGCGGCAATAGCCAATGCAACGAACAACACAACGACCACCACAACAACGGTCGTCAGCAATGTTAGCAATGTGACCACTGTAGCAACCGTCGCTACTAACGTTACGAATGCAACCGGCAACATCAAGGTTGTCCCAGCCGGCGGGTCAGTCTACATCGGTGAAGCAGGCCTGAACCTGAACACCCTTGCAGGCATCCAGAACGGCCAGACCCTTGGATGGTACCAGTCCGGATCCAACATCCAGACCAACTCGCCAGATGCAACACTCGTCATCAGCGATGCATCGAACGTGTACATTGCACCAGGCACCCAGACCGGTGTATGGTACAACCTGGAGACCAAGACTGCAGCGTTCACCGTCAAGGATCCATCGGTCGCGATGAAGATCTTCGACGCCAAGACTGGAAAGGATGTCACCAACAAGCAGGTTGTTGAAGGCACACTCCTGAACTTCAGGATCGACAGCAACCTCGATGCATTCACCCAGCGTGGAGTTACCGGGGCACCCGTCACCATCAAGGTAAAGGACCCGTCAGGCAACGTCTACGTCGCACTGTACGATGACCTCAAGCAGTCCAACGGACTTGTCAACATCCCTGTCTCCTCCAGCTCCTTCTTCGTGAAGGGAACCGGAACGTCCGGAGCAATGTGGGATACCAACTACAAGGACTACAAGGACGGCGACTACAAGATCTGGGTAGAGTCCAATGCCAACGGCATGAAAGACAACTACAAGGATCCGTCATCAGGTGCAGATAACACAGGCAAGACCATCTCGTCGGTCTACACCCTGACCATCGGCCAGGACACCCTTGCAATCACCAGCAACGCTGATGCAAATGCAGGTGTCATCAGAAACAACGACTTTGCGATCTCAATCAGCGGCAGACCAAACCAGGCATACAACATGTGGGTCTCAGGCACCAGCTCCCTCAAGGGAACCGACGGCGAGATGCCACCGGCAATCAAGAGCGGCCAGAATGGTGTTGCAGTTGGATCAGCAACCACCGGTAGCTACGTCTACAACAGTGCAGGCCAGACCGTTGCATCCGATGTCGCACCAGGTACCAACCCTGACACAGGCGTTTCAGCATACTTTGCAAACGTAACCACTGACGACAACGGCAAGAGAACTGTCGGTCTCTCGACCAACTCCAGCACCAAGGACCAGACCTATACGATCAAGGTCCAGTGGACTGACGCAAACGGCGAGTTCAAGTCCGACTCTGTCAAGGTCAAGGTCAGCAAGGGTGAGGTAACCATCACCTCAAGCGGCAATCAGAGCTACTTCCTCGGTGAATCGGTCACCCTGAGCGGTAAGAACACTGACTCATCCAACGTCTACCTGTTCATCACCGGTCCAAACACCCCGACCAACGGTGCCAGTCTCACTGACATCTCAGCAGTCGTGAACGGGAATGCAGGCTCATTCACCCAGGAAACCGTCAACACTGACGACACCTGGTCATACAAATGGGAGACCAGCAACCTGAACATCGATGCAGGTTCATACACTGTCTATGCAGTGGGTGTCCCGGCAGACAAGGACAACCTTAAGGATGCCAAGTACGCAACTGCATCCGTCATCATCAAGAAGCCATTCGTAACCGCCAATGCATCAGCAGCAACGGTTGCCAAGGGCGACAAGTTAATCATCGATGGACTTGCAGAAGGCAAGCCCAGCTCAGTAGCATACTGGATCGTCGGAAAGAACCTGTTCGCGTACAACACCGAGACAGTGAACGACGACGGCACATATGAGATCACCATCGACCGCGGTACAACCCAGAACCTCGCTTCCGGACAGTACTTCGCAGTCATCCAGCACCCAATGGGCAACGGCGTCTTCGATGTCGCACCATTCAAGAACGGCTCAGTCACCCGTGTCTACGACACCAGCGGTAACTTCTTCGTCGCAGAAGGCGCAGGAAGACTCCAGGGTTCAGACGCAGCCAATGCACTCGTTGACCTGCTGAACGGCGCAAACATTGACGACAAGTACACCAAGCTCAGCTTCGTCATCGATGAGCCGAACATCAACATCAACGCGATCCCTGACAAGAACGTTGGAGACAAGTTCGACATCAGCGGAACCACCAACCTCGCAGTAGGCGACACAGTCCTGGTCGACGTCCTGTCATCATCATTCAAGCCAACTGACAAGACCCAGGCCGGCGACTTCAGCGGAGTCTCAGGCTCAACCACCATCGTCGCAGGCGACAATGGTAACACCTGGAACTTCACCGTCGACGCATCTGCGTTCAAGGCAGACCAGTACACCGTCAAGGTAGAGTCCATCGAGGCCAGTACTTCACAGACCAGTACCTTCAACCTCCTTGAGACCGGAGCAGTTAGCAACAACACTTCAGCTGTAGCGACAACCGCTGCAATCTCAACTGTTAAGTCCAACGCAACCGGTTCCTCAACCTCGGCAGCAACCTCTGCAGCATCAACCACCAGGGTTAACAACACCACCTCAACAGCTCCAACCCAGTCACCCGGATTCGGTGCCCTGGTTGCCCTGATTGGTCTCGGTGCAGTTGCCTTCCTGGTCGCACGCAGAAACTAA